From a region of the Daphnia pulicaria isolate SC F1-1A chromosome 1, SC_F0-13Bv2, whole genome shotgun sequence genome:
- the LOC124310787 gene encoding uncharacterized protein LOC124310787 — MNLPINIVLPLLAASFVFQIGQVICHGRLMDPPSRNAMWRFGFPNPVDVKDNELWCGGQTVLWDVNGGKCGVCGDPWNETQPRAHEIGGHYANGLLGRRYTPGQVIDVEVELTSNHKGHFELRLCPLFGYQAVNAETENCFDKYPLYLEGQSTYKFTIPEDSAKHAILKYRVKLPNQVTCTACVIQWVHYASHLNGTCDDGTMAIGCGNQEVYRNCADVAIITTTGGFEPFGVIPTVPTSQNVNPYALKLWNKTKNGEIKEETLVVRSQFCMAIGKYRSISYFDSWCMSNCLKYPPTCPEHACKCTSSCVPRKDLPKDEQAAEELFCQHDCMQSPFSERCSRICDCA; from the exons ATGAATCTCCCGATTAATATTGTGCTACCGCTCCTTGCTGCGTCATTCGTCTTTCAG ATTGGACAAGTCATTTGTCATGGACGTCTAATGGATCCTCCATCTAGAAACGCAATGTGGAGATTTGGTTTCCCCAATCCAGTTGACGTGAAAGATAATGAACTTTGGTGCGGAGGACAAACAG TGCTCTGGGATGTTAACGGAGGCAAATGCGGTGTTTGCGGTGACCCATGGAATGAGACCCAACCTCGCGCTCACGAAATTGGAGGACACTATGCAAATGGTCTGCTTGGACGACGTTACACTCCGGGACAAGTCATCGATGTTGAAGTTGAGCTAACTTCAAATCACAAAGGTCACTTTGAATTGCGGCTCTGTCCGTTATTTGGATATCAGGCGGTGAATGCCGAAACTGAAAATTGTTTCGATAA GTACCCACTGTACCTTGAAGGTCAGTCAACTTATAAATTTACGATTCCCGAAGACTCCGCTAAGCACGCGATATTGAAATATCGCGTCAAACTCCCTAACCAAGTCACCTGTACCGCCTGTGTCATTCAATGGGTTCATTACGCCA GTCATCTCAACGGGACGTGTGATGACGGAACTATGGCGATTGGATGTGGAAATCAGGAAGTATATCGGAATTGTGCGGATGTGGCAATTATTACAACCACGGGAGGTTTTGAGCCATTCGGAGTGATTCCTACAGTTCCAACCAGTCAAAATGTTAACCCGTACGCCTTAAAATTATGgaacaaaactaaaaatggggaaattaaGGAGGAAACTTTGGTTGTCCG CTCGCAATTTTGCATGGCAATTGGAAAATACCGAAGCATAAGTTACTTTGATTCGTGGTGCATGAGTAACTGTCTAAAGTACCCGCCAACTTGTCCGGAGCATGCTTGTAAATGCAC GTCGAGTTGTGTCCCAAGAAAAGATTTGCCCAAAGATGAACAAGCGGCCGAAGAATTATTTTGTCAGCATGACTGCATGCAATCCCCTTTCAGTGAAAGATGTTCTCGAATTTGTGATTGTGCTTAA